A section of the Sander vitreus isolate 19-12246 chromosome 19, sanVit1, whole genome shotgun sequence genome encodes:
- the LOC144534161 gene encoding uncharacterized protein LOC144534161 isoform X1 has protein sequence MIANTEVTSEPNPKTKALSTVGKAPSSESQEADSTQNPGVFRGVMQNVNPFKSTHQVFKAASSESLEQERVSDTNQNPGMLKGVMQKVNPFKRSAQVPKSDPQNDAADPPEKGKEFQGKQNPSMIAAMMQKVNPFKSSQPQHKQPLHTDLSSSTGSLADSNSVPEKQEHQAIHSEHSSSSDSVDDSTIKRHVRQ, from the exons ATGATCGCCAACACTGAGGTCACGAGCGAGCCTAACCCAAAGACCAAG GCCCTCTCTACAGTCGGCAAAGCTCCTTCCTCAGAGTCACAGGAAGCAGACTCCACACAG AACCCTGGTGTATTCAGAGGGGTCATGCAGAACGTCAACCCATTCAAGTCTACCCACCAG GTCTTTAAAGCTGCATCTTCAGAGTCACTGGAACAGGAACGGGTTTCAGACACTAATCAG AACCCGGGTATGTTAAAAGGGGTGATGCAGAAAGTCAACCCGTTCAAGCGTTCAGCACAG GTGCCAAAGAGCGATCCTCAAAATGATGCTGCCGATCCACCAGAGAAGGGAAAAGAATTTCAAGGCAAACAG AATCCATCGATGATTGCAGCAATGATGCAGAAAGTCAACCCATTCAAATCCTCACAGCCACAG CATAAGCAACCTCTACACACTGACCTTTCCTCCAGCACCGGAAGCTTAGCAGACAGTAACAGCGTGCCAGAGAAGCAG GAACACCAAGCTATTCACAGTGAGCACTCCTCCAGCTCTGACAGTGTGGATGACAGTACCATAAAGAGACATGTAAGACAGTAA
- the LOC144534161 gene encoding uncharacterized protein LOC144534161 isoform X2, producing MIANTEVTSEPNPKTKALSTVGKAPSSESQEADSTQNPGVFRGVMQNVNPFKSTHQVFKAASSESLEQERVSDTNQNPGMLKGVMQKVNPFKRSAQVPKSDPQNDAADPPEKGKEFQGKQNPSMIAAMMQKVNPFKSSQPQEHQAIHSEHSSSSDSVDDSTIKRHVRQ from the exons ATGATCGCCAACACTGAGGTCACGAGCGAGCCTAACCCAAAGACCAAG GCCCTCTCTACAGTCGGCAAAGCTCCTTCCTCAGAGTCACAGGAAGCAGACTCCACACAG AACCCTGGTGTATTCAGAGGGGTCATGCAGAACGTCAACCCATTCAAGTCTACCCACCAG GTCTTTAAAGCTGCATCTTCAGAGTCACTGGAACAGGAACGGGTTTCAGACACTAATCAG AACCCGGGTATGTTAAAAGGGGTGATGCAGAAAGTCAACCCGTTCAAGCGTTCAGCACAG GTGCCAAAGAGCGATCCTCAAAATGATGCTGCCGATCCACCAGAGAAGGGAAAAGAATTTCAAGGCAAACAG AATCCATCGATGATTGCAGCAATGATGCAGAAAGTCAACCCATTCAAATCCTCACAGCCACAG GAACACCAAGCTATTCACAGTGAGCACTCCTCCAGCTCTGACAGTGTGGATGACAGTACCATAAAGAGACATGTAAGACAGTAA
- the LOC144534161 gene encoding uncharacterized protein LOC144534161 isoform X3 produces MIANTEVTSEPNPKTKALSTVGKAPSSESQEADSTQNPGVFRGVMQNVNPFKSTHQVFKAASSESLEQERVSDTNQNPGMLKGVMQKVNPFKRSAQVPKSDPQNDAADPPEKGKEFQGKQEHQAIHSEHSSSSDSVDDSTIKRHVRQ; encoded by the exons ATGATCGCCAACACTGAGGTCACGAGCGAGCCTAACCCAAAGACCAAG GCCCTCTCTACAGTCGGCAAAGCTCCTTCCTCAGAGTCACAGGAAGCAGACTCCACACAG AACCCTGGTGTATTCAGAGGGGTCATGCAGAACGTCAACCCATTCAAGTCTACCCACCAG GTCTTTAAAGCTGCATCTTCAGAGTCACTGGAACAGGAACGGGTTTCAGACACTAATCAG AACCCGGGTATGTTAAAAGGGGTGATGCAGAAAGTCAACCCGTTCAAGCGTTCAGCACAG GTGCCAAAGAGCGATCCTCAAAATGATGCTGCCGATCCACCAGAGAAGGGAAAAGAATTTCAAGGCAAACAG GAACACCAAGCTATTCACAGTGAGCACTCCTCCAGCTCTGACAGTGTGGATGACAGTACCATAAAGAGACATGTAAGACAGTAA